One Sulfolobus sp. S-194 DNA segment encodes these proteins:
- a CDS encoding AAA family ATPase, with amino-acid sequence MRIAFHAYKGGVGKSTLSLMLAKALAEKGKKVLFIDRDMMNWSSQLAKIDEDGLLVQIAFGKEPKNFYKEIKIKDGSLKIVKIFSSGVNFYKAFTEFTKTQEFYNFYENFLRREDFDYMILDNPVFLTWDSNPIKYETMAFKQVFPNEKAYVVLISDILPFSINDSIIYLRRISAEAPLDWKLLAGIINMAIEEKERYIESIKKLMKELGFPKGVIVKFYDSVFQFHGKIEDLPIVPEIKTLAERILNNDMKEEIIL; translated from the coding sequence ATGAGAATTGCTTTTCATGCATATAAAGGTGGCGTTGGAAAGTCAACGTTGTCTTTAATGTTGGCTAAGGCTTTAGCCGAAAAAGGAAAGAAAGTACTTTTTATTGATAGAGATATGATGAATTGGTCCTCACAATTAGCCAAAATTGATGAGGATGGCTTATTAGTTCAAATAGCTTTTGGGAAAGAACCAAAAAATTTTTATAAAGAAATTAAAATTAAAGATGGAAGTTTAAAGATTGTAAAGATCTTTTCTAGTGGTGTCAACTTTTATAAAGCTTTTACAGAATTCACAAAAACTCAAGAATTTTATAATTTTTATGAGAATTTTTTAAGGAGGGAAGACTTTGATTATATGATTTTAGATAATCCAGTATTTCTAACATGGGATTCTAATCCTATAAAATACGAAACTATGGCTTTTAAACAAGTTTTTCCTAATGAGAAAGCATACGTTGTACTTATTTCCGATATTTTACCGTTCTCCATAAATGATTCTATAATTTATCTGAGAAGAATTAGTGCTGAAGCACCTCTAGATTGGAAACTATTAGCTGGAATAATAAATATGGCTATAGAAGAGAAAGAAAGATATATTGAAAGTATAAAAAAGCTTATGAAAGAGTTAGGTTTTCCTAAAGGAGTTATAGTAAAATTTTATGATTCAGTTTTTCAATTTCATGGTAAAATAGAAGATTTACCTATAGTTCCAGAGATAAAGACATTAGCAGAAAGGATTCTCAATAACGACATGAAAGAGGAGATAATACTTTAA
- a CDS encoding CBS domain-containing protein, with amino-acid sequence MKAKVSDFMNTAVVTVSLNSTMDEILSILSRESSGRVIVLDNEKPISIITTRSIIAAFSEYSLDLFSLKAKDLMSEDLISVTPDTPVIDAIKIMINNNIGGLPVVENQVIRGLFTEREVINVIANLKFSGIVDSIMSTKIETIPQNSTILDAAKIMTMRGIRRLPIVNEYRMVGIITAADIVKYLEKHKNIGNVLDAGTKNPWTINRYTSIIDAAKIMKEKKIGTLPVIDNSKLVGIVTERDLMYSLLTVELNS; translated from the coding sequence ATGAAAGCAAAAGTCTCAGATTTTATGAATACAGCTGTTGTAACTGTATCCCTAAATTCTACAATGGATGAGATATTAAGCATATTATCTAGAGAGAGTAGCGGAAGGGTCATAGTGCTTGACAATGAAAAACCTATTAGTATAATTACTACTAGAAGTATTATTGCAGCTTTTTCTGAATATAGTTTGGATCTATTTAGTTTAAAAGCAAAGGATCTAATGTCAGAGGACTTAATAAGCGTGACACCAGATACTCCAGTTATTGATGCTATTAAAATTATGATAAATAACAATATTGGTGGGCTACCAGTAGTGGAGAATCAAGTAATTAGAGGATTGTTTACAGAAAGAGAAGTGATAAACGTAATAGCTAATCTTAAATTTTCTGGTATAGTAGACTCAATAATGAGTACCAAGATAGAAACTATTCCACAAAATTCTACAATTTTAGACGCAGCAAAAATTATGACCATGAGAGGTATTAGAAGATTACCAATAGTAAACGAATATAGAATGGTTGGGATAATAACTGCTGCAGATATAGTAAAGTATCTTGAGAAACATAAGAATATAGGTAATGTACTAGACGCAGGAACAAAAAATCCTTGGACAATTAATAGATATACAAGTATAATTGACGCAGCTAAAATTATGAAAGAAAAAAAGATAGGTACTTTACCAGTTATTGATAATTCCAAGCTAGTTGGTATTGTGACCGAGAGGGATTTAATGTACTCATTATTAACTGTAGAACTCAACAGCTAA